Proteins co-encoded in one Dreissena polymorpha isolate Duluth1 chromosome 12, UMN_Dpol_1.0, whole genome shotgun sequence genomic window:
- the LOC127852976 gene encoding uncharacterized protein LOC127852976 yields the protein MRTGKEIHTLCWGDVSLGIDFETGEEFITFDTERQTKTRTGENPRDIRKVKPRAYAVPEQPDRDPVHLYKLYADKRPVDMMTEDSPFFLTPGNKTQQCWFRKSAMGINKLYSIMTEMKTDAGIQEPRITPYSARKHLIQKLNDENVPAHQIIQISGHRNINSLNNYSSLNKEQSKNISKILSHSNQSVEKHNRTATATASATPASSDFPMARGFFVNSHFQGNVTFNFHNSESYMGLSQTQNVVNHQRQSPSRTPAVTADSPVQRHYKRIRLIAESDSDWYRNHLAQKHC from the exons atgagaaccggcaaggaaattcacaccctatgctggggtgatgtcagccttggaatcgattttgaaactggtgaagaattcatcaccttcgacactgagcgtcagacaaaaacccgtactggtgaaaatcctagggatataag gaaagtcaagccacgggcatatgcagttcccgaacaacctgacagagatccggtgcatctctacaagctatatgccgacaaacgccctgttgacatgatgacagaagacagccccttcttcttaactcctggcaacaagacacagcaatgctggttcaggaagtctgccatgggaataaacaagctatacagcataatgaccgagatgaaaacagatgctggtattcaagagccaagaatcaccccatacag tgcaagaaagcacttgattcagaagctgaatgacgagaatgttcctgctcatcaaataatacagatttcagggcacagaaatattaacagcttaaataattacagcagtttgaacaaggaacagtcaaaaaatatttcaaaaatactttctcattcaaaccagtcagttgaaaagcacaaccgcacagccactgccactgcgtcagccacacctgcatcaagtgattttccgatggcccgaggattttttgtcaactcacatttccagggcaatgtaacatttaattttcacaactctgaatcttacatgggcctttcccagacacagaacgtagtcaatcaccagaggcaatctccatcccgtacaccggcggtaaccgcagattcccctgtacagcgacactacaagcgaatccgtcttattgcagagagtgacagtgattggtatcgaaaccatttagcacaaaaacactgttga